DNA from Xanthomonas hyacinthi:
CTCCTGCACGCTGCCGCCGGCAGCTTCGATTGCCGCCTTGGCACCGGCGGTCGCGGCGATGCCCTTGAGCACGAACTTCTTGCTCAGCTCGCCCTTGAGCACGACCTTGGCCTTCTTCGCGGTGCTCGGAACCAGCTTCGCAGCGCGCAGCGCGGCGAAATCGATCTCGCCTTCCGGCAGGTTGTCGAGCTGGTAGGACAGCACTTCGGCGGTGTCCTTGGCGATCTTGGAACGGAAGCCGATCTTCGGCAGACGACGCTGCATGGGGGTCTGGCCGCCTTCGAAGCCGGCCTTGATCTTGCCGCCGCCCTTGCGCGCGAACGAACCCTTGTGGCCGCGGCCGCAGGTCTTGCCCAGGCCCGAACCGATGCCGCGACCGACGCGGGTGCGCTCGGTACGCGCGCCGGGGGCCGGCTTCAGATCATTGAGTTGCATAGTCATGGTCGCTTATTCCTCAACCTGGACGAGGTAGTGAACCTTGTTGATCAGGCCGCGTACCTGCGGGCTGTCCTTCAATTCACGCACATCGTTGAGCTTGTTCAGGCCCAGCGCACGCACCGACAGGCGGTGACGCGACTGGGTACCACGCAGGCCGCGCACCAGGCGCACCTTCACCGTCTTGTTGGACTCATTAACCATGGTTGAGTTCCTCCACCTTCTTGCCGCGCTTGGCCGCGATACGCGACGGCGACTGCATGTCTTCCAGCCCGCGCAGGGTGGCGCGCACCAGGTTGATCGGGTTGCGCGAACCGACGGCCTTGGCCAGCACGTTCTTGACCCCGACCGCTTCCAGCACGGCGCGCATCGCGCCGCCGGCGATGACGCCGGTACCTTCCGAGGCGGGCATCATGAACACGCGCGCCGCGCCGTGGCCGGACTTCACCGGGTGCCACAGGGTGCCGTTGTTCAGGTCGATGTTGAGCATGCCCTTGCGCGCGTACTCCATCGACTTCTGGATCGCGACCGGCACTTCACGCGCCTTGCCGTAACCGAAACCGATCTTGCCGTTGCCGTCGCCGACCACGGTCAGCGCGGTGAAGGTGAACTGGCGACCGCCCTTGACCGTCTTGCTGACGCGGTTGACCGCGACCAGCTTTTCGATCATGCCGTCGTCGACTTTCTCTTCGCGGTTGCGGTCGCGATCACGACCCCGCGGTGCACGCTGTTCTTCAGCCATTGTGTATTCCTTGGTAGTTGAAAGATTTACGGCTTGCATGCCGCTTGTAGTTGTTGACTGGAACCGTGTTCACCGGACGCGCACATAAGGCGCGCCAAGGTCCGATGCGGCCCGCATCGGCAGGTCGGGCGCGGCGTGGACGCCGCACCCGCAAGGATCAGAACTGCAGGCCGCCTTCGCGCGCGGCGTCGGCCAGCGCCTTGATGCGGCCGTGGTAGCGGTAGCCCGAGCGGTCGAAGGCGACCTTCTCGATGCCCGCGGCCTTGGCGCGCTCGGCGATCAGCTTGCCGACCTTGACGGCCGCCTCGCTGTTCTTGCCGCTCTTCAGGCCGTCCTTGACGTCGGCCTGCAAGGTGTTCGCCGCAGCGATCACCTTGGAGCCGTCGGCGGTGAAGACCTGCGCGTACAGGTGCTGGCCGGTGCGCAGCACCGTCAGGCGGGCGACGCCGAGTTCGCGGATGTGCGCACGGGTCGACTTGGCGCGGCGCAGGCGGGCGATGTTCTTGTTGATGGTCATGATATGTGTCCTACGGAAGCTGAAGGAGAACAGGCTTTTGCATTGAAGAGTCCGGCCATGGATGGCCGGGCTCCCGCGGAAGGATCCGCACGCGCCTGCATTAGGCCTTCTTGGCTTCCTTGCGAATGATGGCTTCACCGGCGTACTTCACACCCTTGCCCTTGTAGGGCTCCGGCGGACGGAAACCGCGGATCTTGGCGGCGACTTCGCCGACGCGCTGCTTGTCGGCGCCCTGCACCACGATCTCGGTCTGAGTCGGGGTGGCCAGGGTGATGCCTTCCGGCGCCTTGAACACGACCGGGTGCGAGAAGCCGAGCGCCAGGCTCAGGTCCTTGCCCTGCATCGTGGCACGGTAGCCGACGCCGACCAGCTCGAGCTTGCGCTCGAAGCCTTCGGACACGCCCTGCACCATGTTCGCCAGGATCGCGCGGACGGTGCCGGTGATGGCGATCTGCGACGGGTCGTTCGCCGACAGCGTGGCCACACCGTTTTCCTGCTTGATTTCGACGCCAGCCGGCTTGATCAGCGACAGGGTGCCCTTCGGGCCCTTGACGCTCACCAGCTCGGACTGGACATTCAGTTCGACGCCCTTCGGGAGGGAAATCGGCTTCTTGGCTACGCGGGACATTTGAGTACTCCTTCCCTTAGGCCACGAAGCACAGGACTTCGCCACCGACGCCGGCCTGACGGGCCTGCGCATCGGTCATGATGCCCTTGGACGTGGAAATGATGGCAACGCCCAGGCCGCCGAGAACCTTCGGCAGTTCGGCCTTACCGCGGTACTGACGCAGACCCGAACGGGACACGCGCTTGAGCGTATCGATGACCGGACGGCCCTCGAAGTACTTCAGCACGATTTCCAGCTCGGACTTGTTGTTCTCGATCGGGTTGACGCGCAGGTCGCCGATATAGCCTTCGGCCTTCAGCACTTCTGCGATCGCTACCTTGATCTTGGAGGACGGCATTTTCACCGTCGGCTTGCCAACCGCGGCCGCATTCTTGATGCGGACCAGCAGGTC
Protein-coding regions in this window:
- the rpsH gene encoding 30S ribosomal protein S8, translating into MSMTDPIADLLVRIKNAAAVGKPTVKMPSSKIKVAIAEVLKAEGYIGDLRVNPIENNKSELEIVLKYFEGRPVIDTLKRVSRSGLRQYRGKAELPKVLGGLGVAIISTSKGIMTDAQARQAGVGGEVLCFVA
- the rplF gene encoding 50S ribosomal protein L6; amino-acid sequence: MSRVAKKPISLPKGVELNVQSELVSVKGPKGTLSLIKPAGVEIKQENGVATLSANDPSQIAITGTVRAILANMVQGVSEGFERKLELVGVGYRATMQGKDLSLALGFSHPVVFKAPEGITLATPTQTEIVVQGADKQRVGEVAAKIRGFRPPEPYKGKGVKYAGEAIIRKEAKKA
- the rplR gene encoding 50S ribosomal protein L18, whose protein sequence is MTINKNIARLRRAKSTRAHIRELGVARLTVLRTGQHLYAQVFTADGSKVIAAANTLQADVKDGLKSGKNSEAAVKVGKLIAERAKAAGIEKVAFDRSGYRYHGRIKALADAAREGGLQF
- the rplO gene encoding 50S ribosomal protein L15 translates to MTMQLNDLKPAPGARTERTRVGRGIGSGLGKTCGRGHKGSFARKGGGKIKAGFEGGQTPMQRRLPKIGFRSKIAKDTAEVLSYQLDNLPEGEIDFAALRAAKLVPSTAKKAKVVLKGELSKKFVLKGIAATAGAKAAIEAAGGSVQE
- the rpsE gene encoding 30S ribosomal protein S5, which codes for MAEEQRAPRGRDRDRNREEKVDDGMIEKLVAVNRVSKTVKGGRQFTFTALTVVGDGNGKIGFGYGKAREVPVAIQKSMEYARKGMLNIDLNNGTLWHPVKSGHGAARVFMMPASEGTGVIAGGAMRAVLEAVGVKNVLAKAVGSRNPINLVRATLRGLEDMQSPSRIAAKRGKKVEELNHG
- the rpmD gene encoding 50S ribosomal protein L30, producing the protein MVNESNKTVKVRLVRGLRGTQSRHRLSVRALGLNKLNDVRELKDSPQVRGLINKVHYLVQVEE